In Equus caballus isolate H_3958 breed thoroughbred chromosome 7, TB-T2T, whole genome shotgun sequence, one DNA window encodes the following:
- the PRR22 gene encoding proline-rich protein 22, which translates to MQHPKPFYAPATPQEGFSPRGPDGAEAPAPACPEPLPAVGVSNLYPAPNPEKEVFPVPPAGFQMAPCGCFFDPRIYRIEWAATDFGQSSLYKLVAAGGGGPAGGPASPGTYLLEPQPYLKATGPPPPYPHYQPAPGGAPYLMSYFPPEGPDALGFAGDGGPPAFVELPPTLLKDGPAPPAPPKETQPPPLLITLPAEAALPPATYGHFKGRLSQLHGPGEPLAFPPKEPGPGPGEPKAAEADGPPLGAGEAGTPQATKAAALPDKVLLEDAMKLFDCLPGVPEPEGTPGKGPGPGQPDGAGDSSGDIRSLHLPDELLSFDYSVPEILDTVSHVDYFFNFKALDEEPPAQPGPPAVQPAAPAPRAEPPGRRKAGASATKKGRQRGKNKQATPPAPRQDPGAAPH; encoded by the exons ATGCAGCACCCCAAGCCCTTCTACGCCCCCGCCACACCCCAGGAAGGCTTCAGCCCCCGCGGCCCGGACGGCGCCGAGGCGCCCGCTCCCGCCTGCCCGGAGCCTCTGCCCGCCGTAG GTGTCTCCAATCTCTACCCCGCCCCAAACCCGGAGAAAGAGGTGTTTCCAGTCCCCCCGGCAG GCTTCCAGATGGCACCCTGCGGCTGCTTCTTCGACCCCCGCATCTACCGGATCGAGTGGGCCGCCACCGACTTCGGCCAGTCGTCGCTGTACAAGCTGGTGGCGGCGGGTGGTGGGGGGCCGGCTGGAGGCCCCGCGTCACCGGGCACCTACCTGCTGGAGCCCCAGCCCTACCTCAAGgccacggggccgcccccgcCATACCCCCACTACCAGCCGGCGCCCGGGGGCGCCCCGTACCTCATGTCCTACTTCCCGCCCGAGGGGCCCGACGCCCTGGGCTTCGCGGGGGACGGGGGGCCCCCAGCCTTCGTGGAGCTGCCCCCCACCCTGCTCAAGGACGGCCCGGCCCCCCCAGCACCCCCCAAGGAGACCCAGCCGCCGCCCCTACTCATCACACTCCCGGCCGAGGCCGCGCTGCCCCCCGCCACCTACGGCCACTTCAAGGGCCGCCTGAGCCAGCTGCACGGGCCCGGGGAGCCCCTGGCCTTCCCGCCCAAGGAGCCcgggcctggccctggggagcCCAAGGCGGCCGAGGCCGATGGGCCCCCGCTGGGGGCAGGCGAGGCGGGGAccccccaggccaccaaggccgCAGCGCTGCCCGACAAGGTGTTGCTGGAGGACGCCATGAAGCTCTTCGACTGCCTGCCGGGCGTCCCCGAGCCCGAGGGGACCCCGGGCAAAGGCCCTGGCCCCGGCCAGCCCGACGGGGCGGGCGACTCCTCTGGGGACATCCGCTCGCTGCACCTGCCGGACGAGCTGCTGTCCTTCGACTACAGCGTCCCCGAGATCCTGGACACCGTGTCCCACGTCGACTACTTCTTCAACTTCAAGGCGCTGGACGAGGAGCCACCGGCCCAGCCCGGGCCCCCCGCCGTCCAGCCCGCGGCCCCCGCACCGCGGGCCGAGCCCCCCGGCCGGAGGAAAGCGGGCGCCTCGGCCACCAagaaggggaggcagagaggcaagAACAAGCAGGCCACCCCCCCAGCGCCCAGGCAGGACCCGGGGGCCGCCCCCCATTAA
- the DUS3L gene encoding tRNA-dihydrouridine(47) synthase [NAD(P)(+)]-like isoform X4 has protein sequence MAEGATEAPAESGGGGDSGAGALERGVAPIKPQYLTTKERFHEFLEAKGQEKPSRETEAGDPGGNDLGEPEAKRIRLEDGQTGDGRTEDGQTEDGRTEDGRTEEAAEPGEQPQAQKRARGQNKGRPHVKPTHYDKDRLCPSLVQEPATQCAFGARCRFLHDVGRYLAAKPADLGPRCVLFETFGRCPAGVTCRFAGAHLGPGGRNLVRQEQGVQAPPVRNGLDKALQQQLRKRQVRFERAEQALRQLSRGQLPGPPSAVPEATEAEGAPAQDPQELGTVAPASGPVQTCGALTDEDIVRLRPCEKRRLDISGKLYLAPLTTCGNLPFRRVCKRFGADVTCGEMAVCTNLLQGQTSEWALLRRHQCEDIFGVQLEGAFPDTMTKCAELLNRTVDVDFVDINVGCPIDLVYKKGGGCALMQRSGKFQQIVRGMSQVLDVPLTVKLRTGVQERTPLAHRLLPELRTWGAALVTLHGRSREQRYTKLADWRYIEQCVAAASPMPLFGNGDILSYEDANRAMQTGVAGVMIARGALLKPWLFTEIKEQRHWDISASERLDILRDFTHYGLEHWGSDTQGVERTRRFLLEWLSFLCRYVPVGLLERLPQRLNERPPYFLGRDYLETLLASQRAADWIRISEMLLGPVPRDFVFLPKHKANAYK, from the exons ATGGCGGAGGGAGCGACGGAGGCCCCTGCAGAGAGTGGTGGCGGAGGCGACTCAGGAGCCGGCGCGCTGGAACGGGGAGTGGCGCCCATTAAGCCGCA ATACCTCACCACCAAGGAGCGGTTCCACGAATTCCTGGAGGCCAAAGGGCAGGAGAAGCCCAGccgggaaactgaggcaggagacCCTGGTGGCAATGACCTGGGTGAGCCTGAGGCCAAGCGGATCCGGCTGGAGGACGGGCAGACAGGGGATGGGCGGACGGAGGATGGGCAGACGGAGGACGGGCGCACGGAGGACGGGCGCACGGAGGAGGCAGCCGAGCCGGGGGAGCAGCCGCAGGCTCAGAAGAGGGCCCGGGGCCAGAACAAGGGCCGGCCCCACGTGAAGCCCACGCACTACGACAAGGACCGGCTCTGCCCCTCCCTGGTCCAG GAACCGGCCACTCAGTGTGCGTTTGGGGCCCGCTGCCGCTTCCTGCACGACGTGGGCCGCTACCTGGCTGCCAAGCCGGCCGACCTGGGCCCGCGCTGCGTGCTCTTCGAGACCTTCGGCAGGTGCCCCGCGGGCGTGACCTGCCGCTTCGCCGGGGCCCACCTGGGGCCCGGGGGCCGGAACCTGGTGCGGCAGGAGCAGGGCGTCCAGGCCCCGCCCGTCCGCAACGGCCTCGACAAGGCCCTGCAGCAGCAGCTGCGCAAGCGCCAGGTCCGCTTTGAGCGCGCCGAGCAGGCCCTGCGCCAGCTGAGCAGGGGCCAGCTGCCGGGTCCCCCCTCTGCTGTCCCCGAGGCCACAGAGGCCGAGGGTGCCCCGGCGCAGGACCCCCAGGAGCTGGGCACGGTGGCTCCTGCCAGTGGCCCCGTGCAGACCTGCGGGGCCCTGACAGACGAGGACATCGTCAGGCTGCGGCCCTGTGAGAAGAGGCGG cTGGACATCAGTGGCAAACTCTACCTGGCTCCCCTCACCACG TGCGGGAACCTGCCCTTCCGGCGGGTCTGTAAGCGCTTCGGGGCCGACGTGACCTGCGGGGAGATGGCCGTGTGCACCAACCTGCTGCAGGGCCAGACGTCCGAGTGGGCCCTGCTCAGACGCCACCAGTGCGAGGACATCTTCGGCGTCCAG ctGGAGGGCGCCTTCCCGGACACCATGACCAAGTGCGCCGAGCTGCTGAACCGCACCGTGGACGTGGACTTCGTGGACATCAACGTCGGCTGCCCCATCGACCTGGTGTACAAGAAG GGCGGGGGCTGCGCGCTCATGCAGCGCTCTGGCAAGTTCCAGCAGATCGTGCGCGGCATGAGCCAG GTGCTGGACGTGCCGCTGACGGTGAAGCTGCGCACGGGCGTCCAGGAGCGCACGCCCCTGGCCCACCGGCTGCTGCCCGAGCTGCGCACCTGGGGGGCGGCCCTGGTCACG CTCCACGGCCGCTCCCGCGAGCAGCGCTATACCAAGCTGGCCGACTGGCGCTACATCGAGCAGTGCGTCGCGGCCGCCAGCCCCATGCCCCTGTTCG GGAACGGGGACATCCTGTCCTATGAGGATGCCAACCGTGCCATGCAGACGGGCGTCGCGGGCGTCATGATCGCCCG CGGCGCCCTGCTCAAGCCCTGGCTGTTCACGGAGATCAAGGAGCAGCGACACTGGGACATCTCGGCGTCCGAGCGCCTGGACATTCTGCGGGACTTCACACACTACGGCCTGGAGCACTGGGGCTCGGACACGCAGGGCGTGGAGCGCACGCGCCGCTTCCTCCTCGAGTGGCTCTCCTTCCTGTGCAG GTACGTGCCCGTGGGCCTGCTGGAGCGGCTGCCACAGCGCCTCAACGAGCGGCCGCCCTACTTCCTGGGCCGCGACTACCTGGAGACGCTTCTGGCCAGCCAGCGGGCGGCCGACTGGATCCGCATCAG CGAGATGCTGCTGGGACCCGTGCCGCGCGACTTCGTCTTCCTGCCAAAGCACAAGGCCAACGCGTACAAGTAG
- the DUS3L gene encoding tRNA-dihydrouridine(47) synthase [NAD(P)(+)]-like isoform X2: MAEGATEAPAESGGGGDSGAGALERGVAPIKPQYLTTKERFHEFLEAKGQEKPSRETEAGDPGGNDLGEPEAKRIRLEDGQTGDGRTEDGQTEDGRTEDGRTEEAAEPGEQPQAQKRARGQNKGRPHVKPTHYDKDRLCPSLVQEPATQCAFGARCRFLHDVGRYLAAKPADLGPRCVLFETFGRCPAGVTCRFAGAHLGPGGRNLVRQEQGVQAPPVRNGLDKALQQQLRKRQVRFERAEQALRQLSRGQLPGPPSAVPEATEAEGAPAQDPQELGTVAPASGPVQTCGALTDEDIVRLRPCEKRRLDISGKLYLAPLTTCGNLPFRRVCKRFGADVTCGEMAVCTNLLQGQTSEWALLRRHQCEDIFGVQLEGAFPDTMTKCAELLNRTVDVDFVDINVGCPIDLVYKKGGGCALMQRSGKFQQIVRGMSQVLDVPLTVKLRTGVQERTPLAHRLLPELRTWGAALVTVGLGAAGGGDAPMAPSHGVSPPAPPPSLCPPARLSVCPSLCLSARLPPSLTSAPGPQLHGRSREQRYTKLADWRYIEQCVAAASPMPLFGNGDILSYEDANRAMQTGVAGVMIARGALLKPWLFTEIKEQRHWDISASERLDILRDFTHYGLEHWGSDTQGVERTRRFLLEWLSFLCRYVPVGLLERLPQRLNERPPYFLGRDYLETLLASQRAADWIRISEMLLGPVPRDFVFLPKHKANAYK, translated from the exons ATGGCGGAGGGAGCGACGGAGGCCCCTGCAGAGAGTGGTGGCGGAGGCGACTCAGGAGCCGGCGCGCTGGAACGGGGAGTGGCGCCCATTAAGCCGCA ATACCTCACCACCAAGGAGCGGTTCCACGAATTCCTGGAGGCCAAAGGGCAGGAGAAGCCCAGccgggaaactgaggcaggagacCCTGGTGGCAATGACCTGGGTGAGCCTGAGGCCAAGCGGATCCGGCTGGAGGACGGGCAGACAGGGGATGGGCGGACGGAGGATGGGCAGACGGAGGACGGGCGCACGGAGGACGGGCGCACGGAGGAGGCAGCCGAGCCGGGGGAGCAGCCGCAGGCTCAGAAGAGGGCCCGGGGCCAGAACAAGGGCCGGCCCCACGTGAAGCCCACGCACTACGACAAGGACCGGCTCTGCCCCTCCCTGGTCCAG GAACCGGCCACTCAGTGTGCGTTTGGGGCCCGCTGCCGCTTCCTGCACGACGTGGGCCGCTACCTGGCTGCCAAGCCGGCCGACCTGGGCCCGCGCTGCGTGCTCTTCGAGACCTTCGGCAGGTGCCCCGCGGGCGTGACCTGCCGCTTCGCCGGGGCCCACCTGGGGCCCGGGGGCCGGAACCTGGTGCGGCAGGAGCAGGGCGTCCAGGCCCCGCCCGTCCGCAACGGCCTCGACAAGGCCCTGCAGCAGCAGCTGCGCAAGCGCCAGGTCCGCTTTGAGCGCGCCGAGCAGGCCCTGCGCCAGCTGAGCAGGGGCCAGCTGCCGGGTCCCCCCTCTGCTGTCCCCGAGGCCACAGAGGCCGAGGGTGCCCCGGCGCAGGACCCCCAGGAGCTGGGCACGGTGGCTCCTGCCAGTGGCCCCGTGCAGACCTGCGGGGCCCTGACAGACGAGGACATCGTCAGGCTGCGGCCCTGTGAGAAGAGGCGG cTGGACATCAGTGGCAAACTCTACCTGGCTCCCCTCACCACG TGCGGGAACCTGCCCTTCCGGCGGGTCTGTAAGCGCTTCGGGGCCGACGTGACCTGCGGGGAGATGGCCGTGTGCACCAACCTGCTGCAGGGCCAGACGTCCGAGTGGGCCCTGCTCAGACGCCACCAGTGCGAGGACATCTTCGGCGTCCAG ctGGAGGGCGCCTTCCCGGACACCATGACCAAGTGCGCCGAGCTGCTGAACCGCACCGTGGACGTGGACTTCGTGGACATCAACGTCGGCTGCCCCATCGACCTGGTGTACAAGAAG GGCGGGGGCTGCGCGCTCATGCAGCGCTCTGGCAAGTTCCAGCAGATCGTGCGCGGCATGAGCCAG GTGCTGGACGTGCCGCTGACGGTGAAGCTGCGCACGGGCGTCCAGGAGCGCACGCCCCTGGCCCACCGGCTGCTGCCCGAGCTGCGCACCTGGGGGGCGGCCCTGGTCACGGTGGGTCTCGGGGCGGCAGGTGGCGGGGACGCACCGATGGCCCCTTCTCACGGCGTCTCTCCTCCCGCTCCCCCTCCGTCCCTGTGTCCGCCCGCCCGTCTCTCCGTCTGtccgtctctctgtctctcagcccGTCTCCCGCCCTCTCTGACCTCCGCTCCCGGCCCCCAGCTCCACGGCCGCTCCCGCGAGCAGCGCTATACCAAGCTGGCCGACTGGCGCTACATCGAGCAGTGCGTCGCGGCCGCCAGCCCCATGCCCCTGTTCG GGAACGGGGACATCCTGTCCTATGAGGATGCCAACCGTGCCATGCAGACGGGCGTCGCGGGCGTCATGATCGCCCG CGGCGCCCTGCTCAAGCCCTGGCTGTTCACGGAGATCAAGGAGCAGCGACACTGGGACATCTCGGCGTCCGAGCGCCTGGACATTCTGCGGGACTTCACACACTACGGCCTGGAGCACTGGGGCTCGGACACGCAGGGCGTGGAGCGCACGCGCCGCTTCCTCCTCGAGTGGCTCTCCTTCCTGTGCAG GTACGTGCCCGTGGGCCTGCTGGAGCGGCTGCCACAGCGCCTCAACGAGCGGCCGCCCTACTTCCTGGGCCGCGACTACCTGGAGACGCTTCTGGCCAGCCAGCGGGCGGCCGACTGGATCCGCATCAG CGAGATGCTGCTGGGACCCGTGCCGCGCGACTTCGTCTTCCTGCCAAAGCACAAGGCCAACGCGTACAAGTAG
- the DUS3L gene encoding tRNA-dihydrouridine(47) synthase [NAD(P)(+)]-like isoform X3: MGTQGQNSSCLCVALQCSQAGGWPVLSSELPISRSIYLTTKERFHEFLEAKGQEKPSRETEAGDPGGNDLGEPEAKRIRLEDGQTGDGRTEDGQTEDGRTEDGRTEEAAEPGEQPQAQKRARGQNKGRPHVKPTHYDKDRLCPSLVQEPATQCAFGARCRFLHDVGRYLAAKPADLGPRCVLFETFGRCPAGVTCRFAGAHLGPGGRNLVRQEQGVQAPPVRNGLDKALQQQLRKRQVRFERAEQALRQLSRGQLPGPPSAVPEATEAEGAPAQDPQELGTVAPASGPVQTCGALTDEDIVRLRPCEKRRLDISGKLYLAPLTTCGNLPFRRVCKRFGADVTCGEMAVCTNLLQGQTSEWALLRRHQCEDIFGVQLEGAFPDTMTKCAELLNRTVDVDFVDINVGCPIDLVYKKGGGCALMQRSGKFQQIVRGMSQVLDVPLTVKLRTGVQERTPLAHRLLPELRTWGAALVTLHGRSREQRYTKLADWRYIEQCVAAASPMPLFGNGDILSYEDANRAMQTGVAGVMIARGALLKPWLFTEIKEQRHWDISASERLDILRDFTHYGLEHWGSDTQGVERTRRFLLEWLSFLCRYVPVGLLERLPQRLNERPPYFLGRDYLETLLASQRAADWIRISEMLLGPVPRDFVFLPKHKANAYK, encoded by the exons ATGGGGACACAGGGACAAAATAGCTCCTGCCTGTGTGTGGCCTTGCAGTGTTCCCAGGCTGGTGGCTGGCCGGTTCTAAGTAGTGAGCTCCCCATCAGCAGAAGCAT ATACCTCACCACCAAGGAGCGGTTCCACGAATTCCTGGAGGCCAAAGGGCAGGAGAAGCCCAGccgggaaactgaggcaggagacCCTGGTGGCAATGACCTGGGTGAGCCTGAGGCCAAGCGGATCCGGCTGGAGGACGGGCAGACAGGGGATGGGCGGACGGAGGATGGGCAGACGGAGGACGGGCGCACGGAGGACGGGCGCACGGAGGAGGCAGCCGAGCCGGGGGAGCAGCCGCAGGCTCAGAAGAGGGCCCGGGGCCAGAACAAGGGCCGGCCCCACGTGAAGCCCACGCACTACGACAAGGACCGGCTCTGCCCCTCCCTGGTCCAG GAACCGGCCACTCAGTGTGCGTTTGGGGCCCGCTGCCGCTTCCTGCACGACGTGGGCCGCTACCTGGCTGCCAAGCCGGCCGACCTGGGCCCGCGCTGCGTGCTCTTCGAGACCTTCGGCAGGTGCCCCGCGGGCGTGACCTGCCGCTTCGCCGGGGCCCACCTGGGGCCCGGGGGCCGGAACCTGGTGCGGCAGGAGCAGGGCGTCCAGGCCCCGCCCGTCCGCAACGGCCTCGACAAGGCCCTGCAGCAGCAGCTGCGCAAGCGCCAGGTCCGCTTTGAGCGCGCCGAGCAGGCCCTGCGCCAGCTGAGCAGGGGCCAGCTGCCGGGTCCCCCCTCTGCTGTCCCCGAGGCCACAGAGGCCGAGGGTGCCCCGGCGCAGGACCCCCAGGAGCTGGGCACGGTGGCTCCTGCCAGTGGCCCCGTGCAGACCTGCGGGGCCCTGACAGACGAGGACATCGTCAGGCTGCGGCCCTGTGAGAAGAGGCGG cTGGACATCAGTGGCAAACTCTACCTGGCTCCCCTCACCACG TGCGGGAACCTGCCCTTCCGGCGGGTCTGTAAGCGCTTCGGGGCCGACGTGACCTGCGGGGAGATGGCCGTGTGCACCAACCTGCTGCAGGGCCAGACGTCCGAGTGGGCCCTGCTCAGACGCCACCAGTGCGAGGACATCTTCGGCGTCCAG ctGGAGGGCGCCTTCCCGGACACCATGACCAAGTGCGCCGAGCTGCTGAACCGCACCGTGGACGTGGACTTCGTGGACATCAACGTCGGCTGCCCCATCGACCTGGTGTACAAGAAG GGCGGGGGCTGCGCGCTCATGCAGCGCTCTGGCAAGTTCCAGCAGATCGTGCGCGGCATGAGCCAG GTGCTGGACGTGCCGCTGACGGTGAAGCTGCGCACGGGCGTCCAGGAGCGCACGCCCCTGGCCCACCGGCTGCTGCCCGAGCTGCGCACCTGGGGGGCGGCCCTGGTCACG CTCCACGGCCGCTCCCGCGAGCAGCGCTATACCAAGCTGGCCGACTGGCGCTACATCGAGCAGTGCGTCGCGGCCGCCAGCCCCATGCCCCTGTTCG GGAACGGGGACATCCTGTCCTATGAGGATGCCAACCGTGCCATGCAGACGGGCGTCGCGGGCGTCATGATCGCCCG CGGCGCCCTGCTCAAGCCCTGGCTGTTCACGGAGATCAAGGAGCAGCGACACTGGGACATCTCGGCGTCCGAGCGCCTGGACATTCTGCGGGACTTCACACACTACGGCCTGGAGCACTGGGGCTCGGACACGCAGGGCGTGGAGCGCACGCGCCGCTTCCTCCTCGAGTGGCTCTCCTTCCTGTGCAG GTACGTGCCCGTGGGCCTGCTGGAGCGGCTGCCACAGCGCCTCAACGAGCGGCCGCCCTACTTCCTGGGCCGCGACTACCTGGAGACGCTTCTGGCCAGCCAGCGGGCGGCCGACTGGATCCGCATCAG CGAGATGCTGCTGGGACCCGTGCCGCGCGACTTCGTCTTCCTGCCAAAGCACAAGGCCAACGCGTACAAGTAG
- the DUS3L gene encoding tRNA-dihydrouridine(47) synthase [NAD(P)(+)]-like isoform X1 — protein MGTQGQNSSCLCVALQCSQAGGWPVLSSELPISRSIYLTTKERFHEFLEAKGQEKPSRETEAGDPGGNDLGEPEAKRIRLEDGQTGDGRTEDGQTEDGRTEDGRTEEAAEPGEQPQAQKRARGQNKGRPHVKPTHYDKDRLCPSLVQEPATQCAFGARCRFLHDVGRYLAAKPADLGPRCVLFETFGRCPAGVTCRFAGAHLGPGGRNLVRQEQGVQAPPVRNGLDKALQQQLRKRQVRFERAEQALRQLSRGQLPGPPSAVPEATEAEGAPAQDPQELGTVAPASGPVQTCGALTDEDIVRLRPCEKRRLDISGKLYLAPLTTCGNLPFRRVCKRFGADVTCGEMAVCTNLLQGQTSEWALLRRHQCEDIFGVQLEGAFPDTMTKCAELLNRTVDVDFVDINVGCPIDLVYKKGGGCALMQRSGKFQQIVRGMSQVLDVPLTVKLRTGVQERTPLAHRLLPELRTWGAALVTVGLGAAGGGDAPMAPSHGVSPPAPPPSLCPPARLSVCPSLCLSARLPPSLTSAPGPQLHGRSREQRYTKLADWRYIEQCVAAASPMPLFGNGDILSYEDANRAMQTGVAGVMIARGALLKPWLFTEIKEQRHWDISASERLDILRDFTHYGLEHWGSDTQGVERTRRFLLEWLSFLCRYVPVGLLERLPQRLNERPPYFLGRDYLETLLASQRAADWIRISEMLLGPVPRDFVFLPKHKANAYK, from the exons ATGGGGACACAGGGACAAAATAGCTCCTGCCTGTGTGTGGCCTTGCAGTGTTCCCAGGCTGGTGGCTGGCCGGTTCTAAGTAGTGAGCTCCCCATCAGCAGAAGCAT ATACCTCACCACCAAGGAGCGGTTCCACGAATTCCTGGAGGCCAAAGGGCAGGAGAAGCCCAGccgggaaactgaggcaggagacCCTGGTGGCAATGACCTGGGTGAGCCTGAGGCCAAGCGGATCCGGCTGGAGGACGGGCAGACAGGGGATGGGCGGACGGAGGATGGGCAGACGGAGGACGGGCGCACGGAGGACGGGCGCACGGAGGAGGCAGCCGAGCCGGGGGAGCAGCCGCAGGCTCAGAAGAGGGCCCGGGGCCAGAACAAGGGCCGGCCCCACGTGAAGCCCACGCACTACGACAAGGACCGGCTCTGCCCCTCCCTGGTCCAG GAACCGGCCACTCAGTGTGCGTTTGGGGCCCGCTGCCGCTTCCTGCACGACGTGGGCCGCTACCTGGCTGCCAAGCCGGCCGACCTGGGCCCGCGCTGCGTGCTCTTCGAGACCTTCGGCAGGTGCCCCGCGGGCGTGACCTGCCGCTTCGCCGGGGCCCACCTGGGGCCCGGGGGCCGGAACCTGGTGCGGCAGGAGCAGGGCGTCCAGGCCCCGCCCGTCCGCAACGGCCTCGACAAGGCCCTGCAGCAGCAGCTGCGCAAGCGCCAGGTCCGCTTTGAGCGCGCCGAGCAGGCCCTGCGCCAGCTGAGCAGGGGCCAGCTGCCGGGTCCCCCCTCTGCTGTCCCCGAGGCCACAGAGGCCGAGGGTGCCCCGGCGCAGGACCCCCAGGAGCTGGGCACGGTGGCTCCTGCCAGTGGCCCCGTGCAGACCTGCGGGGCCCTGACAGACGAGGACATCGTCAGGCTGCGGCCCTGTGAGAAGAGGCGG cTGGACATCAGTGGCAAACTCTACCTGGCTCCCCTCACCACG TGCGGGAACCTGCCCTTCCGGCGGGTCTGTAAGCGCTTCGGGGCCGACGTGACCTGCGGGGAGATGGCCGTGTGCACCAACCTGCTGCAGGGCCAGACGTCCGAGTGGGCCCTGCTCAGACGCCACCAGTGCGAGGACATCTTCGGCGTCCAG ctGGAGGGCGCCTTCCCGGACACCATGACCAAGTGCGCCGAGCTGCTGAACCGCACCGTGGACGTGGACTTCGTGGACATCAACGTCGGCTGCCCCATCGACCTGGTGTACAAGAAG GGCGGGGGCTGCGCGCTCATGCAGCGCTCTGGCAAGTTCCAGCAGATCGTGCGCGGCATGAGCCAG GTGCTGGACGTGCCGCTGACGGTGAAGCTGCGCACGGGCGTCCAGGAGCGCACGCCCCTGGCCCACCGGCTGCTGCCCGAGCTGCGCACCTGGGGGGCGGCCCTGGTCACGGTGGGTCTCGGGGCGGCAGGTGGCGGGGACGCACCGATGGCCCCTTCTCACGGCGTCTCTCCTCCCGCTCCCCCTCCGTCCCTGTGTCCGCCCGCCCGTCTCTCCGTCTGtccgtctctctgtctctcagcccGTCTCCCGCCCTCTCTGACCTCCGCTCCCGGCCCCCAGCTCCACGGCCGCTCCCGCGAGCAGCGCTATACCAAGCTGGCCGACTGGCGCTACATCGAGCAGTGCGTCGCGGCCGCCAGCCCCATGCCCCTGTTCG GGAACGGGGACATCCTGTCCTATGAGGATGCCAACCGTGCCATGCAGACGGGCGTCGCGGGCGTCATGATCGCCCG CGGCGCCCTGCTCAAGCCCTGGCTGTTCACGGAGATCAAGGAGCAGCGACACTGGGACATCTCGGCGTCCGAGCGCCTGGACATTCTGCGGGACTTCACACACTACGGCCTGGAGCACTGGGGCTCGGACACGCAGGGCGTGGAGCGCACGCGCCGCTTCCTCCTCGAGTGGCTCTCCTTCCTGTGCAG GTACGTGCCCGTGGGCCTGCTGGAGCGGCTGCCACAGCGCCTCAACGAGCGGCCGCCCTACTTCCTGGGCCGCGACTACCTGGAGACGCTTCTGGCCAGCCAGCGGGCGGCCGACTGGATCCGCATCAG CGAGATGCTGCTGGGACCCGTGCCGCGCGACTTCGTCTTCCTGCCAAAGCACAAGGCCAACGCGTACAAGTAG